A region of Paramormyrops kingsleyae isolate MSU_618 chromosome 17, PKINGS_0.4, whole genome shotgun sequence DNA encodes the following proteins:
- the scn2b gene encoding sodium channel subunit beta-2 isoform X6, with product MDVMVPSKVNALNGTTARLPCTFTSCYKIDISRFAMNWTYKEDLNDTEEIFMTFKHRMTVIRTERFDDRVVFAGNLEKNDLSITISDVQMSDSGIYKCYVRNPPDRQLGNASISLNVVTELPPPRDSTIAVVMGASVGGILAVLILSMVIIKCVRRRRKQELISDEQKMEEEGKTDAEGGTEEGTKHAYSLPEDVY from the exons ATGGACGTGATGGTGCCCTCCAAGGTCAACGCACTCAATGGCACCACAGCTAGATTGCCCTGTACCTTTACCTCCTGCTACAAGATTGATATCAGTAGGTTTGCCATGAACTGGACCTACAAGGAGGATCTTAACGACACAGAGGAGATA TTTATGACATTTAAACACCGGATGACTGTCATACGGACGGAGCGGTTCGACGACAGGGTGGTGTTTGCGGGGAACCTGGAGAAGAACGACCTGTCCATCACCATCTCTGACGTCCAGATGTCCGACAGTGGGATCTACAAGTGTTATGTGCGAAACCCCCCAGACCGGCAGCTGGGCAATGCTTCGATTTCGCTGAACGTCGTCACAGAGT TGCCCCCGCCTCGGGACTCCACCATCGCAGTAGTCATGGGGGCCTCGGTGGGGGGGATTCTGGCGGTGCTCATCCTGTCCATGGTGATCATCAAGTGCGTCCGTCGCCGGAGGAAACAAGAACTCATCTCCGACGAGCAGAAGATGGAAGAGGAAGGGAAGACGGACGCGGAGGGAGGCACCGAGGAGGGCACCAA ACATGCCTACTCCCTGCCCGAAGACGTCTACTGA